The Argentina anserina chromosome 3, drPotAnse1.1, whole genome shotgun sequence genome includes a region encoding these proteins:
- the LOC126787884 gene encoding proteasome activator subunit 4 has protein sequence MHLYNAWLPPPVADDSKKESDSFSRVVSSVKASYRSDDPDSVYSTLKWVSVIDLFIKAKSEVNLEDVSGLIEFGLELFCVSENKLYAQVRWGNILVKLLNKFRKKLSLKVKWRPMYDTLIHTHFSRNTGPEGWRLRQRHFEATTSLVRSCRKFYPPGSAVEIWSEFRYLLENPWHNSSFEGSGFVRLFLPTNSDNQEFFTHDWIKEVMHLWDSIPNCQFWNSQWTAIIARVVKNYRFIDWESYLPTLFTRYLNMFEVPVANGSSSYPFLVDVPRNTRFLFSNRTVTPAKGIAKSIVYLLKPGSSVLEHFEKLVNLLEQYYHPSNGGRWTYSLERFLLHLVVSFQKRLQNEQLKVDKDRQDEQSLGRSERQFFVNVVLKLIDRGQYSKNEHLSETVAAATSILSYVEPSLILPFVASRFHMALETTTATHQLQVAVMSVAFVGRSLFLESLSTSTVKSTDPGSDESGDMFIELLMVSLSNALLGMDANDPPKTLATMQLIGSIFSNMSSLDDELSVMPMIRFSEWLDEFFCRLFSLLLHLEPSSVTNEGLHSSASSGTFLVEDGPYYYCMLEILFGRLSKPLYNQALKKISKFVKTNILPGAIAEVGLLCCACVYSNPEEAVTQLIEPILLSVITSLKGTPSTGFGGRGIYDASVSTKAKPTISPALETAIDYQLKILSVAISYGGPTLLRYKDQFKEAVVSAFESPSWKVNGAGDHLLRSLLGSLVLYYPLDQYKCTLRHPNAAALEEWISSKDYSDDKPLVGPKWHIPSVDEVKFANELLDLHLRSALDDLLRICQTKVHADPGDEKEHLKVTLLRIDSALQGVLTCLPDFTPSSRNGTVDSPNHGSFLIAGATGSTVGSTKLREKAAEIIHTACKYVLEKKSDDSILLVLIIRIMDALGNYGSMEYDEWANHRQAWKLESAAIIEPSINFIVSAHSKGKRRPRWALIDKAFMHNTWRSSQSSYHIFRTNGNFGPPEHVNLLVDDLLNLSLHSYETVRILAGKYLLKMIKRWPSMISKCVLSHTDNLRNPKAPEYAVLGSCAVLATQTVLKHLTMDPKSFSSFILGILSSSHHESLKTQKAINELFVKYNIHFAGVSRIYFKSSENHGDAPSFADLVSQISSMSFDSVGLHWRYNLMANRVLLLLAMASRNDPNSSKILSETAGHFLKNLKSQLPQTRILAISALNTLLKESPYKLSDKKQSSPSEKLQGVGKSSLEGELTQIFQEDGFFSETLNSLSHVHIISDTESSSRGGHGNSSFQSLADKSITRFYFDFTSSWPRTPTWISLLGSDTFYSNYARIFKRLLQECGMPVLVSLKSSLEEYSNAKERSKQCVAAEAFAGILHSDVNGISEAWDDWMAVQLQNIILAQSVESIPEWTACIRYAVTGKGKFGTTVPLLRQPVLDCLAAPLPGTVTTTVVAKRYAFLSAALVELSPQKMPLAEIQLHYRILEELLSNMCHSSAQVREAIGVTLAVVCSNIRLYESFDHDGSHENSNKGLGNQFDGRSWVFFLKERASEVVMNIQNTTHSDNLETPENNTSENGHLNGDSQADVKWMETLFHFIISSLRSARSSYLVDVIVGFLYPVITLQETSSKELSTLAKAAFELLKWRVFWGPHLQEAVSVILSSANDSNWRTRSATLTYLRTFMYRHTFILSIGEKQQIWSTVEKLLVDNQVEVREHAAAVLAGLTKGGDEDLAKNFREKAYKEATDLQRKRKRRNLSSSQPIASIHGAVLALVASVLSAPYDMPSWLPDHVTLLARFAGEPTPVKSTVTKAVAEFRRTHADTWNIQKDSFTEDQLEVLADTSSSSSYFA, from the exons ATGCATCTTTACAATGCTTGGCTCCCTCCACCTGTCGCCGACGACTCCAAGAAGGAGTCCGACTCCTTCTCCCGCGTCGTCTCCTCCGTCAAGGCCTCCTACCGCTCCGATGACCCGGATTCAGTCTACTCTACTCTCAAATGGGTCTCCGTCATTGACCT TTTTATCAAGGCTAAGAGTGAAGTGAATTTGGAGGATGTGAGTGGACTCATTGAGTTTGGGTTGGAGTTGTTTTGTGTATCTGAAAACAAGCTTTATGCTCAG GTTAGGTGGGGAAATATACTTGTGAAGTTGCTGAACAAGTTTCGGAAGAAGTTGTCGTTGAAGGTGAAGTGGCGCCCGATGTATGATACTCTGATTCATACACATTTCAGCAG GAACACAGGTCCTGAGGGCTGGAGATTGAGACAACGGCATTTTGAGGCTACTACTTCTCTTGTTCGGTCTTGCCGGAAGTTTTATCCACCAGGATCTGCTGTTGAGATATGGTCTGAGTTTAG ATATTTGTTGGAAAATCCATGGCATAATTCATCCTTTGAAGGATCTGGGTTTGTCAGACTGTTTCTTCCTACAAATTCGGACAACCAGGAATTCTTTACGCA TGATTGGATCAAGGAGGTAATGCACCTGTGGGACTCAATACCGAACTGCCAGTTTTGGAACAGTCAATGGACAGCTATCATAGCTCGTGTTGTAAAGAACTACAGATTCATTGATTGGGAGAGTTACTTGCCTACACTTTTCACTAGATACTTAAATATGTTTGAG GTTCCTGTTGCAAATGGAAGCAGCTCTTATCCGTTTTTGGTGGATGTCCCGAGAAATACACGGTTCTTGTTCTCCAATAGAACAGTCACTCCAGCAAAGGGCATTGCAAAGTCAATA GTCTATCTATTAAAACCTGGTAGCTCGGTGCTGGAGCACTTTGAAAAATTGGTCAACCTTTTAGAACA atATTACCATCCTTCAAACGGCGGCCGATGGACATACTCATTAGAGCGTTTTTTGCTCCATTTGGTAGTTTCATTCCAGAAGCGTTTACAGAATGAACAATT GAAAGTAGATAAAGATAGACAGGATGAACAGTCTCTAGGAAGATCAGAAAGGCAGTTCTTTGTTAATGTGGTGCTGAAGTTAATTGATCGTGGTCAATATAGCAAGAATGAACATCTTTCTGAGACAGTAGCTGCTGCAACTTCAATTTTATCTTATGTGGAGCCTTCTTTAATCCTTCCTTTTGTTGCATCTCGCTTCCATATGGCATTGGAGACG ACGACTGCCACCCACCAGTTGCAAGTTGCTGTGATGTCGGTAGCATTTGTTGGACGTTCACTATTTCTTGAATCCTTGTCAACATCTACAGTAAAATCAACTGATCCTGGTAGTGATGAATCTGGTGATATGTTCATTGAGCTACTGATGGTTTCTTTATCCAATGCATTACTTGGTATGGATGCCAACGATCCTCCTAAAACCTTGGCTACCATGCAATTAATCGGTTCTATATTTTCCAAT ATGTCTTCATTGGATGATGAGTTGTCGGTCATGCCAATGATTCGCTTCTCTGAATGGTTGGATGAGTTCTTCTGTCGTTTATTTTCCTTACTGCTACACTTGGAACCAAGCAGTGTTAC GAACGAAGGCTTGCACTCATCAGCATCATCAGGAACTTTCCTGGTTGAGGATGGTCCTTACTACTATTGTATGCTTGAAATCTTGTTTGGACGACTCTCAAAACCTCTATATAATCAG GCTTTGAAGAAGATATCCAAGTTTGTCAAGACAAATATTCTTCCAGGGGCAATTGCAGAGGTCGGGCTGCTTTGTTGTGCATGTGTTTACTCAAATCCAGAAGAAGCAGTTACTCAACTGATCGAGCCAATTTTACTGTCTGTTATAACCTCTTTAAAAGGAACACCATCGACAGGATTCGGAGGTAGAGGAATATATGATGCTTCAGTTTCAACCaag GCTAAACCAACAATTTCTCCAGCTCTTGAAACAGCCATCGATTATCAATTAAAAATACTATCAGTTGCCATAAGTTATGGAGGTCCTACTCTTCTGCGATACAAGGATCAATTCAAAGAGGCTGTTGTTTCTGCTTTTGAATCTCCATCTTGGAAG GTCAATGGAGCTGGTGATCATCTTCTTCGGTCTCTACTCGGAAGCTTGGTTCTTTATTATCCTCTTGATCAGTACAA gtGTACTTTGCGTCATCCTAATGCTGCTGCATTAGAGGAATGGATCAGCTCAAAAGATTATTCAGACGATAAACCATTGGTGGGCCCCAAATGGCATATCCCTAGTGTTGATGAAGTTAAATTTGCAAATGAACTTTTGGACCTTCATCTCCGATCAGCTTTGGATGATCTTCTGAGAATATGTCAAACAAAAGTACATGCTGATCCAG GAGATGAGAAAGAGCACTTAAAAGTGACTCTTTTGCGTATAGATTCTGCACTGCAAGGTGTTTTGACTTGCTTGCCCGACTTCACCCCATCATCCAGGAATGGAACTGTTGATAGTCCAAATCATGGTTCCTTTCTAATAGCTGGGGCAACAGGTTCAACCGTGGGCAGTACTAAATTACGGGAAAAAGCTGCTGAGATTATACACACAGCATGCAA GTATGTACTTGAGAAAAAATCAGATGACAGCATCCTCTTGGTCCTCATCATTCGTATTATGGACGCGTTAGGCAACTATG GAAGTATGGAGTATGATGAATGGGCTAACCACAGGCAGGCATGGAAATTGGAATCTGCTGCCATTATAGAGCCttcaataaattttattgtttcagCTCACTCCAAGGGGAAAAGAAG GCCACGGTGGGCACTCATTGACAAGGCATTCATGCACAATACTTGGAGATCATCCCAGTCATCCTATCATATATTTCGAACTAATGGGAATTTTGGTCCACCAGAACATGTGAATCTTTTGGTGGATGATCTTCTAAATCTCTCTTTACATAGCTATGAAACTGTTAGAAT ACTTGCTGGTAAATATCTTTTAAAAATGATAAAGAGATGGCCATCTATGATTTCAAAGTGTGTTCTCTCACATACCGATAATTTGCGAAACCCCAAAGCACCAGAATATGCAGTTCTCGGTTCTTGTGCAGTCCTTGCTACACAAACAGTTCTCAAGCATTTGACAATG gaCCCAAAATCGTTCTCGTCATTCATCCTTGGAATCCTTTCAAG CTCTCATCATGAATCACTGAAAACCCAGAAGGCTATTAATGAG CTCTTTGTCAAATACAACATTCACTTTGCTGGGGTATCAAGAATCTATTTCAAGTCATCAGAGAATCATGGTGATGCACCAAGTTTTGCAGATTTAGTTTCTCAGATCAGTTCTATGAGTTTTGATTCTGTGGGCTTGCATTGGAG GTACAATCTGATGGCTAATAGGGTTTTATTGCTGTTGGCTATGGCATCTAGGAATGACCCAAATTCCTCCAAAATTCTGAGTGAAACTGCTG GTCACTTCTTAAAGAATTTAAAAAGCCAGCTTCCTCAGACAAGGATACTAGCCATCTCAGCTCTAAATACGCTGTTAAAAGAATCACCTTATAAATTGTCAGACAAAAAACAGAGTTCTCCCTCAGAAAAATTGCAAGGAGTTGGAAAATCATCTCTTGAAGGAGAATTAACCCAAATATTTCAGGAAGATGGATTTTTCAGCGAGACTTTGAACAGTCTTTCTCACGTTCATATAATTTCTGACACTGAAAGCAGTTCTAGAGGCGGGCATGGGAATTCTTCTTTTCAGAGCCTAGCAGACAAATCAATTACTCGCTTTTATTTTGACTTTACCTCGTCATGGCCGCGTACTCCAACTTGGATCTCTTTATTGGGCAGTGACACTTTTTATTCAAATTATGCGAGAATATTCAAACGGCTATTACAAGAATGTGGGATGCCTGTCCTAGTGTCACTGAAAAGTTCACTGGAGGAATACTCAAATGCCAAAGAGAGGTCCAAGCAGTGCGTTGCTGCCGAAGCATTCGCTGGAATATTGCATTCTGATGTTAATGGTATCTCAGAAGCATGGGATGATTGGATGGCTGTCCAGTTGCAGAACATAATTCTAGCACAGTCAGTAGAATCAATACCCGAGTGGACAGCCTGCATACGTTATGCAGTTACTGGAAAAGGAAAATTTGGAACTACAGTTCCTCTTTTGAGACAACCGGTCCTAGATTGTCTGGCAGCACCTTTGCCTGGAACAGTCACTACCACTGTAGTTGCCAAGCGTTATGCTTTTCTTTCAGCTGCCCTTGTGGAGCTATCTCCCCAGAAAATGCCATTAGCTGAAATTCAGCTCCACTATAGAATTCTGGAGGAGTTGCTCAGTAATATGTGCCATTCATCCGCCCAA GTAAGAGAAGCTATAGGTGTTACCCTTGCTGTGGTGTGTTCTAACATTCGGCTTTATGAGTCATTCGATCATGATGGTTCACATGAGAATTCTAATAAAGGTCTTGGCAACCAATTTGATGGAAGAAGttgggttttttttctaaaagagCGAGCGTCAGAAGTGGTAATGAATATTCAGAATACCACTCATTCTGACAATCTGGAAACCCCAGAAAATAATACTTCAGAAAATGGGCATTTGAATGGCGATTCACAAGCTGATGTCAAATGGATGGAAACG CTCTTCCATTTCATCATCTCATCTTTGAGGTCTGCACGATCATCATATCTGGTGGATGTAATTGTGGGATTTCTTTATCCTGTGATAACATTGCAG gaAACTTCGAGTAAAGAACTGTCAACCTTGGCCAAGGCAGCTTTTGAATTGCTAAAATGGAGGGTCTTTTGGGGACCGCACCTCCAGGAGGCCGTATCTGTGATTCTTTCTTCTGCCAATGACTCTAACTGGCGCACTAGATCTGCAACATTGACATATCTGCGGACTTTTATGTACAG GCACACTTTCATTCTCTCTATTGGGGAGAAACAGCAAATTTGGAGCACTGTTGAAAAGTTACTTGTGGACAACCAAGTTGAG GTAAGGGAACATGCTGCAGCTGTTTTAGCAGGCCTAACGAAGGGTGGTGATGAAGATCTAGCTAAAAACTTCCGGGAGAAAGCTTACAAAGAAGCTACTGATCTTCAGAGGAAAAGAAAACGGAG GAATTTGAGTTCTAGCCAACCTATTGCTTCCATTCATGGTGCTGTACTTGCTTTAGTTGCTTCTGTTCTGTCAGCGCCTTATGATATGCCCAG TTGGTTGCCAGATCATGTCACTTTACTTGCTCGTTTTGCTGGAGAACCGACACCGGTGAAATCTACGGTTACAAAAGCTGTTGCTGAATTTCGACGAACCCATGCTGATACATGGAACATACAGAAAGACTCGTTTACTGAAGATCAACTTGAG GTTCTGGCTGAtacatcttcttcatcttcatattTTGCCTGA
- the LOC126787891 gene encoding transcription factor MYB80 isoform X2 has protein sequence MGRIPCCEKDNVKRGQWTPEEDNKLSSYIAQHGTRNWRLIPKNAGLQRCGKSCRLRWTNYLRPDLKHGQFSDAEEQTIVKLHSVVGNRWSLIAAQLPGRTDNDVKNHWNTKLKKKLSGMGIDPVTHKPFSHLMAEIATTLAPPNVANLAEAALGCFKDEMLHLLTKKPIDFQFQHSNTTGNRTATYVNSKQEERDDTIEKIKIGLSRAMQEPDMLHSQKSWDPTGATSANLTEGGSPWSQSMCAGSTCTGADQQGDLHGKLDEEMGEVSEGAKEMRNGSNIFNSDSILWDLPSEDLMNPIV, from the exons ATGGGTCGAATTCCATGCTGTGAGAAAGACAATGTGAAGAGGGGACAGTGGACTCCTGAAGAAGATAACAAGCTCTCTTCCTACATTGCCCAGCACGGCACTCGCAACTGGCGTCTCATTCCAAAGAATGCCG GTTTGCAAAGATGTGGGAAGAGTTGTAGGCTACGTTGGACCAACTACCTAAGGCCTGACCTCAAGCATGGGCAGTTCTCAGACGCAGAAGAGCAAACCATTGTTAAGCTCCACTCTGTTGTTGGCAATCG ATGGTCCTTGATCGCTGCACAACTTCCGGGTCGCACTGACAATGATGTGAAAAACCACTGGAACACAAAGCTGAAGAAGAAGCTGTCAGGCATGGGGATAGATCCAGTCACCCACAAACCCTTTTCCCACCTCATGGCCGAAATTGCAACCACTCTAGCACCGCCAAACGTGGCTAACCTTGCAGAAGCAGCACTTGGTTGCTTCAAGGATGAAATGCTTCACCTCCTCACAAAGAAGCCAATAGACTTCCAGTTCCAACATTCTAACACAACCGGGAACCGCACAGCCACTTATGTCAACAGTAAGCAAGAAGAAAGAGATGACACAATTGAGAAGATCAAGATTGGTCTATCGAGGGCTATGCAAGAACCAGACATGTTACATTCACAAAAATCATGGGATCCTACGGGAGCAACATCGGCAAACCTCACAG AGGGCGGTTCACCCTGGAGCCAGAGCATGTGTGCGGGAAGCACATGCACAGGGGCAGACCAGCAAGGTGATTTGCATGGCAAACTTGATGAAGAAATGGGAGAGGTGTCTGAGGGCGCAAAGGAGATGAGAAATGGATCTAACATATTCAACTCAGATAGCATCTTGTGGGATTTACCATCTGAGGATCTAATGAATCCAATAGTctaa
- the LOC126787891 gene encoding transcription factor MYB80 isoform X1 has translation MGRIPCCEKDNVKRGQWTPEEDNKLSSYIAQHGTRNWRLIPKNAGLQRCGKSCRLRWTNYLRPDLKHGQFSDAEEQTIVKLHSVVGNRWSLIAAQLPGRTDNDVKNHWNTKLKKKLSGMGIDPVTHKPFSHLMAEIATTLAPPNVANLAEAALGCFKDEMLHLLTKKPIDFQFQHSNTTGNRTATYVNSKQEERDDTIEKIKIGLSRAMQEPDMLHSQKSWDPTGATSANLTGNCSAYPLRSMSGFDYGLTTFGNEEGGSPWSQSMCAGSTCTGADQQGDLHGKLDEEMGEVSEGAKEMRNGSNIFNSDSILWDLPSEDLMNPIV, from the exons ATGGGTCGAATTCCATGCTGTGAGAAAGACAATGTGAAGAGGGGACAGTGGACTCCTGAAGAAGATAACAAGCTCTCTTCCTACATTGCCCAGCACGGCACTCGCAACTGGCGTCTCATTCCAAAGAATGCCG GTTTGCAAAGATGTGGGAAGAGTTGTAGGCTACGTTGGACCAACTACCTAAGGCCTGACCTCAAGCATGGGCAGTTCTCAGACGCAGAAGAGCAAACCATTGTTAAGCTCCACTCTGTTGTTGGCAATCG ATGGTCCTTGATCGCTGCACAACTTCCGGGTCGCACTGACAATGATGTGAAAAACCACTGGAACACAAAGCTGAAGAAGAAGCTGTCAGGCATGGGGATAGATCCAGTCACCCACAAACCCTTTTCCCACCTCATGGCCGAAATTGCAACCACTCTAGCACCGCCAAACGTGGCTAACCTTGCAGAAGCAGCACTTGGTTGCTTCAAGGATGAAATGCTTCACCTCCTCACAAAGAAGCCAATAGACTTCCAGTTCCAACATTCTAACACAACCGGGAACCGCACAGCCACTTATGTCAACAGTAAGCAAGAAGAAAGAGATGACACAATTGAGAAGATCAAGATTGGTCTATCGAGGGCTATGCAAGAACCAGACATGTTACATTCACAAAAATCATGGGATCCTACGGGAGCAACATCGGCAAACCTCACAGGTAACTGCAGTGCTTACCCCTTGCGTTCTATGTCTGGATTTGACTACGGGCTAACAACCTTCGGAAATGAAGAGGGCGGTTCACCCTGGAGCCAGAGCATGTGTGCGGGAAGCACATGCACAGGGGCAGACCAGCAAGGTGATTTGCATGGCAAACTTGATGAAGAAATGGGAGAGGTGTCTGAGGGCGCAAAGGAGATGAGAAATGGATCTAACATATTCAACTCAGATAGCATCTTGTGGGATTTACCATCTGAGGATCTAATGAATCCAATAGTctaa
- the LOC126787886 gene encoding LOW QUALITY PROTEIN: probable amino acid permease 7 (The sequence of the model RefSeq protein was modified relative to this genomic sequence to represent the inferred CDS: deleted 1 base in 1 codon) has protein sequence MEILVEVCKCFQISDKYVGQWIYHIIFRDTKVGGEEAEEEEEDQQSSLLLGLPSTMEPSGDFKRTGTIWTALAHIITGVIGAGVLSLAWSVAQLGWIAGPLLMIVFASVTIVSNNMLSDCYRYPDPHAPTRNRSYMEAVKLYLGDKLQTVSAVFVHESLYGCGIAYTITTASSIKAIQKSNCYHTEGHQASCTYGHTLYMLIFGAVQIFVSQIPDFHNMQWLSAIAAIMSFAYSSIGLGLGLAKVIENGSIKGSWSGVATSTVSAKLFLAFQALGDIAFAYPYSIILLEIQDTLKSPPPENYMMKKASLIAILVTTFFYLCCGCFGYAAFGDDTPGNILTGFGFFEPYWLVDFANACIVLHLVGGYQVFSQPVFAVAERWFSNKYPNSAFVNKFYSFKIPMFPRFQVNLFRLCFRTVYVISTTGIAMLFPYFNQVLGVLGALNFWPLAIYFPVEMYFVQKKIGIWTKKWIVLQTFSFVCFLVTVVGLIGSIEGLISAKLS, from the exons ATGGAAATTTTGGTGGAGGTTTGTAAATGCTTCCAAATCTCTGACAAGTACGTAGGACAGTGGATCTACCATATA ATTTTCAGGGATACAAAGGTGGGTGGtgaagaagcagaagaagaagaagaagatcagcAGTCATCATTGCTCCTTGGCTTGCCTTCAACAATGGAACCCAGTGGTGACTTCAAAAGAACCG GGACCATATGGACGGCATTGGCACATATTATAACAGGTGTGATAGGAGCAGGGGTGTTATCCCTGGCCTGGAGTGTGGCTCAGCTAGGGTGGATTGCCGGTCCATTGCTTATGATAGTCTTTGCTTCAGTCACTATTGTCTCCAACAACATGCTCTCCGACTGTTACAGATACCCGGATCCACATGCCCCGACACGAAACAGGTCCTATATGGAAGCTGTGAAGCTGTACTTAG GAGACAAGCTGCAAACAGTGTCTGCCGTATTTGTACATGAGAGCTTGTATGGCTGTGGCATTGCCTATACCATTACAACAGCTAGCAGTATCAA AGCAATTCAGAAGTCGAACTGCTATCACACGGAAGGGCATCAGGCTTCATGTACATACGGGCATACTCTCTATATGCTGATATTTGGAGCTGTTCAGATTTTTGTGTCACAAATTCCAGATTTCCATAACATGCAATGGCTTTCAGCTATTGCAGCAATCATGTCCTTTGCCTACTCTTCTATTGGACTTGGCCTAGGCTTAGCCAAAGTAATAG AAAATGGGAGTATTAAAGGGAGCTGGTCAGGAGTTGCAACCTCTACTGTTTCCGCCAAATTATTTTTAGCCTTCCAAGCACTTGGGGACATTGCTTTTGCCTATCCATACTCTATCATTCTTCTTGAGATTCAG GATACGTTAAAGTCCCCTCCACCCGAAAATTACATGATGAAGAAGGCCTCTTTGATTGCCATCCTTGTCACAACCTTCTTCTACCTCTGCTGCGGTTGCTTTGGATATGCAGCCTTTGGGGATGATACGCCAGGGAATATCTTGACTGGATTTGGATTTTTCGAGCCTTACTGGCTCGTTGATTTTGCCAATGCTTGCATTGTTCTTCATTTGGTGGGAGGATATCAG GTCTTTAGTCAGCCAGTATTTGCAGTTGCTGAGAGATGGTTTAGCAACAAGTATCCAAACAGTGCATTTGTAAACAAATTTTACAGCTTTAAAATCCCCATGTTTCCGAGATTTCAAGTGAATCTATTCAGGCTATGTTTCCGGACtgtttatgtcatttcgactACAGGAATTGCAATGCTCTTTCCTTATTTCAACCAAGTTTTGGGAGTCCTAGGAGCCTTGAACTTTTGGCCTTTGGCTATATACTTTCCTGTAGAGATGTACTTtgtacaaaagaaaattgggATATGGACCAAGAAATGGATAGTATTACAGACATtcagttttgtttgttttcttgtgaCAGTTGTGGGTCTCATTGGATCAATTGAAGGACTCATTAGTGCCAAACTTAGCTAG